Below is a window of Vespa crabro chromosome 20, iyVesCrab1.2, whole genome shotgun sequence DNA.
TCGaagaagtaaaattattaattaaacctGATGGAAAACCCATTGGATGTGGATTCATTCAATTCGATCACGTGCAGAGTGCGGCAAAAGCAATACATTATGCAAACTTGAAGCCAATTCAAGGTAGATCTATTGTTGTCGATTGGGCAATACCTaaacataaatttaataaaaatacaacagaagatattaaagacgtaaataatgttgatattaacattaaggAAGAATCAGATGATTCTGACAACGatgataaatcaataatagaacctattgaagaaataaacttatcaaataattcaattgaaaGTATGGATGTGTAAGTAATAGTTAACACTCATATAAATGAATGCAGATATGTTACTAAATGGAAAAatgtattacaaattattcatTCAAATTTATAGTTCGgataaagaagatgaagaggatATGGAAGATTCATCAGAGGAGGAAAAACAAGATGTAAAGGATGAGGAAATAACAGAAGAATTCttggaagaaaaagtaaatgatgaagatgaaaaaatgacaaagaataaaaaatgtatatctaATGACGTTCACGAAGGAAAAActgtatttttgaaaaatgtacCATTTTCTGTGAAAAATGAAGAACTTAAAAAGTATATGGAACAGTTTGGTCCAGTTTATTATGCTCTTATTTGTATAGACTCTTTAACAGAACATTCTAAAGGAACGGCTTTTGTTAAATTCAAGGTAATAGttttgtatgtattataattaattaattattaataacataatagaTCCATAAAATTTTGGATTAATTTTCAGAATATAGAAGATGCTGAAAAATGCTTATCAGCTGGAACAGAATTACGTTTACGTGATGCTATTCTAGAAGCACATAGAGCTcttcataaaaatgatattacgaataaaaataatttgaaacgtcaaaaagagaaagattcaaggaatttatatcttataaaagAAGGaggtacgtagatatatatatatattatatatatataatgaataaaatctaGAAAATAATCTAGTAATGGtgttgtaaaaattaattaaaaatattttcagtaATAATCGCTGGAAGTCCAGCTGCAGTAGGCGTATCAGTTACAGATATGGCAAAACGATTACAACTTGAACGTTGGAAATCTCAGATATTGCGTAATTTGAACATGTTTGTTTCAAGGGTGCGCCTAGTTGTTCAAAATTTACCAGCATCATTAGATGATGTTAAACTTAGgctaatttttaaaaagtatgCTGGTTCTAAGGCAATTATTAAAgaggtacatatgtatacatttaaatttatatattttagtaaATAAGAATTCACATAAGCacatagaatatttatatatatatatatatatatttataggcAAGAATTATgcgtgatttaaaaaatatagactCAAATGGTATAGGAAAGTCTAAAGAATATGGATTCGTAACATTTACCAAACACGAAGATGCTCTTAAAGCTTTACGagctataaataataatccaaaTATTTTTACTCCTCACAAGGTAAACTTCAGTTGTATTAtcttgattaaaataaaaatctcttgttatatttaataatattatttttattagaggCCAATAGTTGCCTTTTCCATTGAAAATCGTATCATGGTGAATGCCAAACAAAGAAGAATTCAAAAGAGTCAAGCACGAAATCCTCTTTATTCAGGAAATAAAGATCAGGGGCAAAATAAAGAGCATCCAATGGAAGAAACAAAAGTCGTAGCCAAGAATGAATTggcgaatgataaaaaatcattCTCAGGCATTAAAAGTAAGCCTGGAGAAACAAAGATTAGATCAAAATTCAACTTGAAAAATCAAAGTATCCTGCAcagtaaagtaataaaaaaagagaaaaaggcagTGAAACATGATCAcagtagaaaaacaaaactagAAAGGGCAAAGAAAGAGTTGAAGGTAAGTATCCATCATActtgtatttttgttttattttgttttgtttttactgTGCGACGTATgcagaatatttttatctctcctattctttttttttttttttttagaccaAGCAAATTGCCAAGAGGGGCAACGTGGAAGATGCAAACTTCAATAAACTCGTAAACagttataaaagtaaattattagCATTAGGACCAACCAGATCGAAATGGTACGAtacttcataaaaaaaaaaaaaaaaaaaatagataaaaaaataaagaaaaatttacattttttttaaaaccaTGTTTaactaaataattaataaacgttgATGTAATAAACATtgtacattttaataaataacttttatcatacgataaatatatatcattggcctaaacaatttatttgtttaataaagctttttttttttttttttttttttttttttttttttttttttttttttttttttttaaatgtaaactatatattttttgttagtaatatatatgtttatttttgtattattttatatatatagtttctgcttaaaaaaaattcataaatgaCCTTGAATTTCCCCTAACCTCCCCTCCCccatttataattcataattcataattcataaatgtaacattttattaattcgatgCATGAAAATGAATACATCCTGTGTACTAAAAATGTTTCGCGAAACAATCAACATAATCCCCCACCACTATTTGTTCCTCCTACTTTGTCGGCTTGTGTATTTTATCCGCGATAGACTCGAGAGAGTTCTAATTCTATAGGACTTACTGCGAACTCAATTGCATTTGCTTCAGTGTTACGACTTtctgctttttccttttttttttttttttttttttttccattaaattgttatcgcaaaaaaaaaggaaaaaaaaaagtagaaaagaaagataaacgaTGTGTCGAGTgtgttcataaaaaaaataaaaaaaaaaaaattaacgaggaatatattaatattaattaactttgTAAAAGATGTTAACTACGCTAAGGTaagtataaaagtatatactaTAAAAACATTCAAACAATTGgcgatattaatatcatagttttctacgttttattattagatcTCATAAAagcaattactattatatttatggcTTCGTAATTGATAGAAAACATATACttacaaatgtaataatagttctgtgtatttatatatatatatatatatagatcatttgaaaaaaatttcacaatGCACTAAAAAGTAgttcactttttctttaatttttttttttttttttttttagattaaattgatgtatttctattttaaggatataaatctttttttccgttaataaattttcgattatCGAATCTCGATATGTCGATCGAACGtaatttttgtactttttcttttatcgtttttaagtTGTCAGTAAGGcgcgaaaatataaatatacatatatcaaatttttttattcaacaaTCCTTCGAATGTATTAGaggttatattaaatttttcattgatttttagaATATACATTTCTTCGAGATCTTCTTCTGTcatttttttaagattttcgaaagataataaaaacgacagaCGCATTATTAATAGAACTTTAGAAACTTTGACAGCTGCAATTGATAAACATGAATTATCGTCGAATTGTCGTGCGTACGCGGAAATACCCGGACCAAAACCAATTCCCATTTTGGGAAATACATGGCGTTTTATTCCTTACataggtaaatatatttttttcattttatatatatatattttttttttttttttttttttttttttttttttttttttttattaagtacgaaagacaattttttttttaacctcgtattttcttcgaataaagttttaatctttatatttGGATTACGTTGTAAATAAACTAATTTCACAGGTGATTTTAAAATACAATCGGTGGACAAGGTATCGAAAAGATTATACGAACGTTACGGTGACATagttaaaattgaaaatttacttGGCAGACCTGACATGGTTTTCGTTTACGATGCCAACGAGATAGAACGAATTTTTCGTCAGGAAGATAAAATGCCCCATCGACCGTCCATGCCTtctcttaattattataaacacgttttaagaaaacaatttttcaaagataatgcTGGCGTCATCGCCGTGTAAGTgattacttaattatttaaattttcttaatgaactaaattaaaattctttgataaaaaaaaattgtaatttcttcgaaatagatttgtaaaaattatcatcaatttcaaattaatatttacatttccttttctttaacgATCGtcgatcattaaaattaatttctttggcAAAATTCAATTGGCGCGAATTAATCAAATtcaaacgaaaaatcgtattatttcaattttcctATGGCAGCCAAcgtaagaaagataaaacataACCAACATGATAAACTATTTGATATTTAGAAAGTACATATCACTTTTCATATCCGTAAATAGCGATAcggtataatttaaatttgattagtagtagtaatatatcGCAAGAGAGTTTATATTACGATCTAActcgaaatataataatatctttttaaatgatattttgtaattatagaTTACCTGTTTTACATAACGATCAAACGGTAGAATGCACGcgcaaaattatttaaattcaaatgaaaaaaaaaaaaaaaaaaaaaaaaaaaaaaaaataagtgttttatgatttataaaacttcatcgttatatgatatatttataatttgtatatatttatgtattaagttgatttattaaataatttataattaaatcaacTTAATTcaagtttttatcgtttgatTTCTGTTGTCAGTCACGGAGAGAGTTGGTACAACTTCCGTAGTAAAGTGCAACAAGTAATGTTGCAACCGCGAACAGCAAAAATGTACGTCGGTTCAATCGAGGAAGCTAGTCGGTCATTCCTATTAAGGTTTAAGTATTACTCTGAATGCAAgcctttcccttttctaatcatttcttttctccctttctcttttctcttttcactcttttccttttattcttgtaATCCTCTCATCCATCATCTcggatttttttaaatttcacatgattttatttaattcattctgatattattttctagaaTAGAAagtattaagaatataaatgaCGAAGTTCCTGATGATTTTCTAAATGAAATACATAAATGGTCACTCGAGTGTAagtatttactttcttttttttttctttttttttttttttcttttttttttattctttttttgttatctaaaAGAAGATTTAGAAAATGTAGAACATAAAAaggaggaataataataaaaatatttattactattattattattattattattattattattatatttcgtattatttttatataataataataataataataatattgttatattaatgataaagatgATCGATACTTTGTTTCTTATactatcatattattatacttaataaatatttttttcttttttttttaattaacagcTATCGCTAGAGTCGCATTAGATGTTCGTTTAGGTTGTTTAGATAACAATGCAAATGTCGAAACACAGGAATTAATAAACGCAGTGActacatttttcaaaaacgTTGGCATTCTGGAACTGAAAATACCTTTTTGGAGGATCTTTAATACACCTACATggaaaaaatatgttaatgcACTCGATACTATTGTACGGTTtgtattgaaaagaaagaatatagaaaatgggaatgtaataatttaattcatttacaaGTATGATCAATGAAGTAgatcaatgtatatatatatatatatatatatattagaattacaTCAAAATACACGGATACTGCATTGACGAATTGGAAGAATACATCagattttaataaagaattatctttattggaAAGAGTATTGGCTTTAGAGGGAAACTCAAAATTGGCTACCATTTTAGCACTTGATTTATTTTTGGTTGGGATCGATACTGTAAgcgtacaataatattaataattaaaaggcgtcattagttttctttttttttttttttgttttaacatttctgagattattgtttttaaaaaatagacTTCGAGTGCCGTGGGATCAGTGCTGTATCAATTGGCAATAAATcaggaaaaacaagaaattgcttataaagaaatatccaATGTATTTCCATCAAGAGATAGACCAATAGAGGCAGTGCATTtggaaaatttaaaatatttgaaagctTGCATAAAAGAAACCTTGAGGTTtgtgttttatatatcatttgatttgatttcatCATTatgagataaatattatatttgatttatttttaattaggaTGTATCCCGTTGTTATTGGAAATGGACGATGTATGACTAAAGATACAGTAATCAGTGGTTATCGTATACCTAAAGGAgtaagaaaatcttttttataattattgtatagtaacaatttttaattatttttgactattaattatatatatatatatatatatgtatatatgtctgtgTT
It encodes the following:
- the LOC124431098 gene encoding RNA-binding protein 28-like — encoded protein: MAPRNINSLKNKDIYKQNRRKKRARIIIRNLPFQITENNLKEYFGQYGKIEEVKLLIKPDGKPIGCGFIQFDHVQSAAKAIHYANLKPIQGRSIVVDWAIPKHKFNKNTTEDIKDVNNVDINIKEESDDSDNDDKSIIEPIEEINLSNNSIESMDVSDKEDEEDMEDSSEEEKQDVKDEEITEEFLEEKVNDEDEKMTKNKKCISNDVHEGKTVFLKNVPFSVKNEELKKYMEQFGPVYYALICIDSLTEHSKGTAFVKFKNIEDAEKCLSAGTELRLRDAILEAHRALHKNDITNKNNLKRQKEKDSRNLYLIKEGVIIAGSPAAVGVSVTDMAKRLQLERWKSQILRNLNMFVSRVRLVVQNLPASLDDVKLRLIFKKYAGSKAIIKEARIMRDLKNIDSNGIGKSKEYGFVTFTKHEDALKALRAINNNPNIFTPHKRPIVAFSIENRIMVNAKQRRIQKSQARNPLYSGNKDQGQNKEHPMEETKVVAKNELANDKKSFSGIKSKPGETKIRSKFNLKNQSILHSKVIKKEKKAVKHDHSRKTKLERAKKELKTKQIAKRGNVEDANFNKLVNSYKSKLLALGPTRSKWYDTS
- the LOC124431101 gene encoding probable cytochrome P450 301a1, mitochondrial: MLTTLRIYISSRSSSVIFLRFSKDNKNDRRIINRTLETLTAAIDKHELSSNCRAYAEIPGPKPIPILGNTWRFIPYIGDFKIQSVDKVSKRLYERYGDIVKIENLLGRPDMVFVYDANEIERIFRQEDKMPHRPSMPSLNYYKHVLRKQFFKDNAGVIAVHGESWYNFRSKVQQVMLQPRTAKMYVGSIEEASRSFLLRIESIKNINDEVPDDFLNEIHKWSLESIARVALDVRLGCLDNNANVETQELINAVTTFFKNVGILELKIPFWRIFNTPTWKKYVNALDTIVRITSKYTDTALTNWKNTSDFNKELSLLERVLALEGNSKLATILALDLFLVGIDTTSSAVGSVLYQLAINQEKQEIAYKEISNVFPSRDRPIEAVHLENLKYLKACIKETLRMYPVVIGNGRCMTKDTVISGYRIPKGVQVIFQHYVISNLDKYFPRSNEFFPERWLQDDGVRHAFASLPFGYGKRMCLGRRFADLEMIIVISKILQYYKIEYHHKKLDYYIDPMYTPKGPLKLKFINR